A single genomic interval of Metamycoplasma salivarium harbors:
- a CDS encoding MSC_0622 family F1-like ATPase gamma subunit, giving the protein MDLTRLVTKVENLKKINMKVNNDKNILLINMMKLNKNLSYYIQSAIKNKNLIDAVGNQYNIKNMFVHKNTKSNFLNKIKQIFVKQKELWIYTTEQQKYATDSYSRYERYILEKTKNKNVDFITIGDRAYNFCKQNKFNVIKDFPTNTQSILAFELSQIIKILYLEQNYRKVRFVLNTNKNFKGSFTILPTQEFDVYKLSSSTLIETNKLDIKDFKIFPNVETFIDNEANIFIENVVNSLLIESSFYTTKNALVTANKIIKDLDENIMKLSRQAMRVKRQNEIEEIIMLTSNNKNDILSESDDGK; this is encoded by the coding sequence ATGGATTTAACAAGATTAGTTACTAAGGTTGAAAATCTTAAGAAAATAAATATGAAAGTAAACAATGACAAAAATATCCTATTAATTAATATGATGAAGTTAAATAAAAACCTTTCATATTACATTCAAAGTGCAATTAAAAACAAGAATTTAATTGATGCTGTTGGAAACCAATATAACATCAAAAATATGTTTGTGCATAAAAATACGAAATCAAATTTTTTAAACAAAATCAAACAAATTTTTGTTAAGCAAAAAGAACTTTGAATTTATACTACTGAACAACAAAAATATGCAACCGATTCATATTCAAGATATGAAAGATACATTTTAGAAAAAACAAAAAACAAAAATGTTGATTTCATTACAATCGGCGATAGAGCATACAATTTTTGCAAGCAAAATAAATTTAATGTTATTAAAGATTTTCCAACAAATACCCAATCTATTTTAGCATTTGAACTTTCTCAAATTATTAAGATTCTATATTTAGAACAAAATTATCGTAAAGTTAGGTTTGTTTTAAATACCAACAAAAATTTTAAAGGTTCATTTACTATCTTACCAACTCAAGAGTTTGATGTTTACAAATTATCATCTTCAACATTAATTGAAACTAACAAACTTGATATTAAAGATTTTAAAATATTTCCTAATGTAGAAACTTTTATTGATAATGAAGCAAACATTTTTATTGAAAATGTTGTTAATTCATTACTAATTGAATCATCTTTTTATACAACAAAAAATGCATTAGTTACAGCTAATAAAATTATTAAAGATTTAGATGAAAACATAATGAAATTGTCAAGACAAGCTATGAGAGTTAAACGTCAAAACGAAATTGAAGAAATTATTATGTTAACAAGTAATAACAAAAATGATATTTTAAGCGAGAGTGATGATGGAAAATAA
- a CDS encoding MSC_0624 family F1-like ATPase-associated membrane protein: MIKNETLQNKKIYDNYENLMENSKNNFIVRIYKLVILGLIALATLMILIFAKQTIMGEKIWKSINRNISSFLSFEDPTTEQANTVILFKTTLLLFTLYYCLIKNYLNLHIQKDLIKKYYIWFSLYSSMSLISFILLFTYNSAYPFANFCLLFLLIPLYLINIAQRLYLHFFKAKTDPINYGNKIYLILPLVSQGFLVASIFAIFFAWNASAQMKNILFYQNKFNDFIKSTLTTKSALNLFIVIVFFIYMALLLLLTNLEKIVFLINKRFTREYFTFHLQIVLTIFFAAILCLIPAFIWKIPATNYLGTLNKNEYFFLFEIFFAALILCSYCLLVFKAKQKINGSLLSTLYFSLHQLVLWLSLLIVSLYKQNSHITLANIFTISIISFAMIAIYIIKTKNIDVLTMLLLILNITFNIFTLTISMLNQLLLQNKNFAFYVIAANVSLIQIFLILQATFTAILFTANFTQLNKTLYRLTNLKSNNNVALETANIKK, from the coding sequence ATGATTAAAAATGAAACTCTGCAAAATAAAAAAATATATGATAACTATGAAAACTTAATGGAAAATTCTAAAAACAATTTTATTGTTAGAATTTACAAACTAGTTATTTTAGGTTTAATTGCGTTAGCAACATTAATGATTTTAATTTTTGCTAAACAAACAATTATGGGAGAAAAGATTTGAAAGTCTATTAATCGTAATATTAGTAGTTTTTTAAGTTTTGAAGATCCAACAACTGAACAAGCTAACACAGTAATTTTATTTAAGACAACATTATTACTATTTACTTTGTATTACTGTTTAATTAAAAATTACTTAAATTTACATATTCAAAAAGATTTAATTAAGAAATATTACATTTGATTTTCTTTATATTCATCAATGTCATTAATTTCCTTTATCTTACTTTTCACATATAATTCGGCATATCCATTTGCAAACTTTTGCTTATTATTTTTGCTTATACCTTTATATTTGATTAACATAGCACAAAGACTATATCTACATTTTTTTAAAGCAAAAACTGATCCTATTAATTATGGAAATAAAATTTATTTGATTTTACCCTTAGTTTCACAAGGATTTTTAGTTGCTAGCATTTTTGCAATCTTTTTTGCATGGAATGCATCAGCACAAATGAAAAACATTTTGTTTTATCAAAACAAATTTAATGATTTTATTAAAAGCACTTTAACTACGAAATCTGCTCTAAATTTATTTATTGTAATTGTGTTTTTCATTTATATGGCATTGTTATTACTTTTAACTAATTTAGAAAAAATAGTTTTCTTAATTAACAAACGTTTTACAAGAGAATATTTCACATTCCATTTGCAAATTGTTTTAACTATTTTTTTTGCAGCAATTTTGTGTTTAATTCCTGCATTTATTTGAAAAATTCCCGCAACTAATTATTTGGGTACATTAAACAAAAATGAGTATTTCTTTTTATTTGAGATTTTCTTTGCAGCATTGATTTTATGCTCTTATTGTTTATTGGTATTTAAAGCAAAACAAAAAATTAATGGTAGTTTATTATCAACATTATATTTTTCATTACATCAACTTGTGTTGTGACTTTCTTTACTGATTGTGAGTTTATACAAACAAAATAGTCATATTACATTAGCTAACATTTTTACAATTTCAATTATTTCATTTGCGATGATTGCAATTTATATTATTAAAACTAAAAATATTGATGTTTTAACAATGCTACTTTTAATTTTAAATATTACATTTAACATTTTTACATTAACAATTTCAATGCTAAATCAATTGCTTTTGCAAAACAAAAACTTTGCATTTTATGTTATTGCAGCAAATGTTTCATTGATTCAAATTTTTCTAATTTTACAAGCAACTTTTACTGCAATTTTATTTACTGCAAATTTTACTCAATTAAATAAAACTTTATATCGTTTAACAAACTTAAAATCTAATAATAATGTAGCCTTAGAAACTGCAAATATTAAAAAATAA